A stretch of the Verrucomicrobiales bacterium genome encodes the following:
- the efp gene encoding elongation factor P, with product MATANDLRKGMAISYNGDVSVVLDSQHRTPGNLRAFVQATLRSIRTGKSADVRFSSTEKIEVIPMMTKKMEFSYLDNGDYVFSDPETFETVTITPEIVGDAKNYLIENASVTMTLVEDKAVSIELPPSVVLKVTDAPEGIKGDSANNVMKTITVETGVTVQAPLFIKQGEKIKIDTRTGKYMERAN from the coding sequence ATGGCAACAGCGAACGATCTGCGTAAGGGAATGGCAATTAGTTACAACGGTGACGTTTCCGTCGTGTTGGACAGCCAGCATCGCACACCCGGAAATCTCCGCGCCTTTGTGCAGGCAACCCTGCGGAGCATCCGCACTGGCAAATCTGCCGACGTGCGTTTCAGCTCGACTGAAAAGATCGAAGTCATCCCGATGATGACCAAGAAGATGGAGTTTAGCTACCTTGACAATGGCGATTACGTCTTCTCAGACCCGGAGACGTTTGAGACCGTGACCATCACTCCGGAGATCGTCGGGGACGCCAAGAATTACCTGATTGAGAACGCCTCTGTGACGATGACATTGGTGGAGGACAAGGCGGTCTCCATCGAATTGCCGCCCAGCGTGGTGCTGAAGGTGACCGATGCCCCCGAGGGCATCAAAGGTGATTCAGCCAACAACGTGATGAAAACCATCACCGTTGAGACTGGCGTCACCGTTCAAGCCCCCTTGTTCATCAAGCAGGGCGAGAAGATCAAGATTGATACCCGGACCGGTAAATACATGGAGCGGGCCAACTGA